A single region of the Arthrobacter sp. PAMC25564 genome encodes:
- the dnaB gene encoding replicative DNA helicase: MSVTHLDSVEGTRGSEGSRKPPQDIPAEQSVLGGMMLSKDAIADVVEILRGQDFYRPAHETIYEAIIDLYGRGEPADAVTVSDELTKRGEINRIGGPAYLHELIQTVPTAANAGYYAEIVGERAVLRRLVNAGTKIVQLGYGADGEVEDLVNQAQAEIYAVAERRTAEDYVVLKDVMEATVDEIEASGHRGEGLTGVPTGFYELDELTHGLHPGQMIVIAARPAVGKSTFALDFARSAAIKNNLATVMFSLEMGRNEIAMRLLSAEATIGLQDLRKGTIKDEQWSKIATTMGRMNDAPLFIDDSPNMSLMEIRAKCRRLKQQHDLKLVILDYLQLMSSGKKVESRQQEVSEFSRALKLLAKELQVPVIALSQLNRGSEQRQDKRPMVSDLRESGSIEQDADMVILLHREDVYDKESPRAGEADILIAKHRNGPTKDIVVAFQGHYSRFANMAADAGGGF; this comes from the coding sequence TTGTCAGTTACGCATCTGGACTCAGTCGAGGGCACGCGGGGATCTGAAGGCAGCCGCAAACCGCCACAGGACATTCCCGCGGAGCAGTCCGTCCTGGGCGGCATGATGCTGTCCAAGGACGCCATTGCCGACGTCGTCGAGATCCTGCGCGGACAGGACTTTTACCGCCCGGCGCACGAGACCATCTATGAGGCCATCATTGACCTCTACGGCCGCGGGGAGCCCGCCGACGCCGTGACCGTCTCGGATGAGCTGACCAAACGCGGTGAGATCAACCGGATCGGCGGCCCAGCCTACCTCCACGAACTTATCCAGACCGTCCCCACCGCAGCCAACGCGGGCTACTATGCGGAAATCGTCGGCGAACGCGCGGTGCTGCGGCGCCTGGTCAACGCCGGCACCAAGATCGTCCAGCTGGGCTACGGTGCCGACGGCGAGGTCGAGGACCTGGTCAACCAGGCACAGGCCGAGATCTACGCTGTCGCCGAGCGCCGCACCGCGGAGGATTACGTTGTCCTCAAGGACGTCATGGAAGCCACCGTGGACGAGATCGAAGCCTCCGGCCACCGCGGTGAGGGACTGACGGGGGTGCCCACCGGATTCTATGAACTCGATGAGCTTACCCACGGCCTGCACCCGGGACAGATGATCGTCATCGCGGCCCGCCCCGCCGTCGGCAAGTCCACCTTCGCCCTGGACTTCGCCCGCTCCGCGGCCATCAAGAACAACCTGGCCACGGTGATGTTCTCCCTGGAAATGGGCCGGAACGAGATCGCCATGCGCCTGCTGTCGGCCGAGGCCACCATCGGCCTCCAGGACCTCCGTAAGGGCACCATCAAGGACGAGCAGTGGTCCAAGATCGCCACGACGATGGGCCGGATGAACGATGCCCCGCTGTTCATCGATGACAGCCCCAACATGTCGCTGATGGAAATCCGCGCCAAGTGCCGGCGGCTCAAGCAGCAGCATGACCTCAAGCTCGTGATCCTCGATTACCTGCAGCTGATGAGCTCGGGCAAGAAGGTCGAGTCCCGCCAGCAGGAAGTCTCCGAGTTCTCCCGTGCACTGAAACTGCTGGCCAAGGAACTCCAGGTGCCGGTGATCGCCCTCTCGCAGCTGAACCGTGGTTCCGAGCAGCGCCAGGACAAGCGGCCCATGGTCTCCGACCTCCGCGAATCCGGCTCCATCGAGCAGGACGCGGACATGGTCATCCTGCTGCACCGCGAAGACGTCTACGACAAGGAATCGCCCCGCGCCGGCGAGGCGGACATCCTGATCGCCAAGCACCGTAACGGCCCAACCAAGGACATCGTGGTGGCGTTCCAGGGGCACTACTCGCGCTTCGCCAACATGGCGGCCGACGCCGGCGGCGGCTTCTAG
- the lhgO gene encoding L-2-hydroxyglutarate oxidase: protein MSERIGIIGGGIVGIALARALVQRGIGEVTVFEKEARLAAHQTGHNSGVVHAGLYYAEGSLKARLCVAGRTAIRDYCQEKNLPYREVGKLVVAVDESELPALAEIEKRSRANGVPGLVRINDVDRLRDIEPHVAGVAAVHSPHTAVVDFAAITEAMAQDVRVAGGTILLGHEVVSMALEGGKVRVGTAVSEHLFDRVIACAGLQSDVVARLVGADPSPKILPFRGEYWSLNPERNDLVQGMIYPVPDPRFPFLGVHFTRGVYDEVHVGPNAVPALAREGYGWLSVSVKDTWESLRWPGAGPLAKKHWRMGVDEISASLVKSMYYRKARRFIPELTMPDLTAKSAAGVRAQAWGRDGSLLDDFAVDQVGPVTLLRNAPSPAATSCMAIADHLVNRYLLVG from the coding sequence GTGAGCGAACGAATCGGAATCATTGGTGGCGGGATCGTCGGCATCGCGCTGGCCCGGGCCCTCGTCCAGCGTGGGATCGGGGAGGTCACCGTCTTCGAGAAGGAGGCCCGGCTGGCCGCCCACCAGACGGGCCATAACTCGGGGGTGGTGCATGCCGGCCTCTACTACGCCGAGGGATCGCTGAAAGCGCGGTTATGCGTTGCGGGACGCACCGCCATCCGTGACTACTGTCAGGAGAAGAACCTTCCGTACCGGGAAGTAGGCAAACTGGTGGTCGCCGTCGACGAATCCGAGCTGCCGGCGTTGGCCGAAATCGAGAAGCGGTCCAGGGCGAACGGGGTTCCCGGCCTGGTCCGGATCAACGACGTCGACCGGCTGCGCGACATCGAACCGCACGTCGCCGGCGTGGCAGCGGTCCATTCGCCACACACCGCCGTCGTCGATTTTGCGGCGATCACCGAAGCGATGGCCCAGGACGTACGGGTAGCCGGTGGCACCATTCTGCTCGGACACGAGGTGGTATCGATGGCCCTTGAAGGCGGCAAGGTGCGCGTGGGCACGGCCGTCTCGGAGCACCTCTTCGACCGGGTGATCGCCTGCGCCGGTTTGCAGTCCGACGTCGTTGCCCGCCTGGTGGGGGCCGACCCCTCGCCGAAAATCCTCCCCTTCCGGGGCGAATACTGGTCGCTGAATCCCGAACGCAACGATCTGGTGCAGGGGATGATCTACCCGGTCCCTGACCCGCGCTTCCCGTTCCTCGGGGTGCACTTCACCCGTGGCGTGTACGACGAGGTCCACGTGGGTCCGAATGCCGTGCCGGCGCTGGCACGCGAGGGCTACGGCTGGCTCTCGGTCTCGGTGAAGGATACCTGGGAATCGTTGCGGTGGCCCGGGGCCGGGCCGTTGGCGAAAAAGCATTGGCGGATGGGTGTCGACGAGATCAGTGCCTCGCTGGTCAAATCCATGTATTACCGCAAGGCCCGGCGCTTCATCCCGGAGCTCACCATGCCGGACCTTACGGCGAAGAGCGCCGCGGGCGTCCGGGCACAGGCGTGGGGCCGCGACGGGTCGCTGCTGGACGACTTCGCAGTGGACCAGGTCGGACCGGTGACGCTGCTGCGGAATGCGCCGTCGCCGGCCGCCACCTCGTGCATGGCCATCGCGGACCACCTCGTCAACCGCTACCTGTTGGTGGGCTAG
- a CDS encoding acyl-CoA thioesterase: protein MNETAANSVTLRFLAAPTDVGHSGSVDAGTVLEWVDKAAYAAAVGWSKSYCVTAYVGNIHFADPVNSGDMVEVTATIVYTGRSSMHIRTVVSSGDPKGGAATMRSQCMVIFVAVGEDGKPIPVPHFEPATDEETEQRDHALARIKVREDIVKAMSAQEYTDAGTAERVVLRFMAAPTDVNWGGKVHGGTVMKWIDEAAYVCASRYCGKDTVAVFSGGVRFYRPLLIGDVVEVEARLVYTGTKGMHIAVHVRSGDPRGRELNLTTYCLTVMVARDEHGTSVPIPPWVPVSGEDKRLHAHARELLEIRGRAPGNRLPNHLLAAGRQDPSAG from the coding sequence ATGAACGAAACAGCCGCCAATTCCGTGACCCTGCGTTTCCTTGCGGCCCCCACCGACGTCGGCCACAGCGGCTCCGTCGACGCCGGCACGGTGCTGGAGTGGGTCGACAAGGCGGCCTATGCGGCCGCCGTCGGCTGGTCCAAGTCCTATTGCGTCACTGCCTACGTCGGCAACATCCACTTTGCCGATCCGGTCAACAGCGGCGACATGGTCGAGGTCACGGCCACCATCGTCTACACCGGCCGCTCCTCGATGCACATCCGCACAGTGGTCTCGTCCGGCGATCCCAAGGGCGGTGCGGCCACGATGCGCAGCCAGTGCATGGTGATCTTCGTGGCGGTCGGGGAGGACGGCAAGCCCATCCCGGTCCCGCACTTTGAGCCCGCCACGGACGAGGAGACCGAACAGCGTGACCACGCGCTGGCGCGGATCAAGGTCCGGGAGGACATCGTCAAGGCCATGAGTGCCCAGGAATACACCGACGCCGGGACCGCCGAGCGTGTGGTCCTGCGGTTCATGGCTGCCCCCACCGATGTGAACTGGGGCGGGAAGGTCCACGGCGGAACCGTCATGAAATGGATCGACGAAGCCGCCTACGTCTGCGCCTCGCGGTACTGTGGGAAGGACACCGTAGCCGTGTTCTCCGGTGGCGTGCGGTTCTACCGTCCGCTCCTGATCGGCGATGTGGTGGAAGTTGAGGCGCGGCTGGTCTATACGGGGACCAAGGGCATGCACATTGCCGTCCATGTCCGCTCGGGAGATCCCAGGGGGCGGGAACTGAACCTCACGACCTACTGCCTGACGGTCATGGTCGCCCGCGATGAACACGGCACCTCAGTCCCGATCCCGCCGTGGGTGCCGGTGTCCGGGGAGGACAAGCGGCTGCATGCCCATGCCCGGGAGCTGCTGGAGATCCGCGGCAGGGCGCCCGGAAACCGGCTGCCCAACCATCTGCTGGCAGCCGGCCGGCAAGATCCTTCGGCGGGCTAG
- a CDS encoding LysR family transcriptional regulator yields the protein MGSMMHLKYLHAFAVLAEELHFGRAAERLSVAQPQLSVWIHKLEQDLGVELFDRSSRTIRLTEAGHAVREPILQTLDSARLIDRAALLGGASVVGQVTVGYAGAGSRSVLPPLAKAVRTAEPGIELKLVSMVYAGSAPAQVAAGVLDIGFSRLPVRNTEVNTRVFTYERLLAALPEDHTLASRDAVDLKDMANEPFVSFPATQGASLRDAAMRLALEAGFSPRVMQEAPDSYAILGLVAAGVGVTLTLSSVSHINHPGLVYRELTGTPTYLATVIVWPKHYVSRATQAVLALMEGIFPTPERPSGRILD from the coding sequence ATGGGTAGCATGATGCATTTGAAGTACCTCCATGCCTTCGCGGTCCTCGCGGAGGAATTGCACTTCGGCCGCGCCGCGGAACGCCTGTCGGTTGCGCAGCCGCAGCTGAGTGTCTGGATCCACAAGCTGGAACAGGACCTGGGGGTTGAGCTGTTCGACAGGAGTTCACGGACCATCCGGCTGACCGAGGCCGGACATGCGGTGCGGGAGCCCATCCTGCAGACCCTGGACAGCGCACGACTCATTGATCGTGCCGCACTGCTCGGCGGGGCCAGCGTCGTGGGGCAGGTCACCGTCGGCTATGCGGGGGCAGGCAGCCGGTCGGTGCTGCCGCCGCTGGCCAAGGCAGTCCGCACTGCCGAGCCCGGCATCGAGCTCAAACTTGTGTCGATGGTGTACGCGGGGTCCGCGCCGGCCCAGGTCGCGGCGGGCGTCCTGGATATCGGCTTTTCCCGCCTGCCGGTCCGCAACACCGAAGTCAACACCAGGGTGTTTACCTACGAGCGCCTGCTGGCGGCATTACCGGAGGACCACACCCTGGCCTCACGGGATGCCGTGGACCTCAAGGATATGGCCAACGAACCCTTCGTCAGCTTCCCGGCCACGCAGGGCGCGTCTTTGCGCGACGCTGCGATGCGGCTGGCCCTGGAAGCCGGCTTCTCGCCCCGCGTGATGCAGGAGGCCCCGGATTCCTATGCCATTCTCGGCCTGGTCGCCGCTGGCGTCGGCGTGACCCTGACGCTCTCCTCGGTGAGCCACATCAACCATCCCGGCCTGGTCTATCGGGAGCTGACGGGCACCCCCACCTATCTGGCGACCGTCATCGTGTGGCCAAAACACTATGTCAGCCGGGCCACGCAAGCGGTACTGGCGCTCATGGAAGGGATCTTCCCGACCCCGGAACGGCCTTCCGGCCGCATCCTCGACTGA
- a CDS encoding TIGR00366 family protein, translating to MNKTVIETELPAVKRAGLMQKVAGFFTELMRRYLPDPFVFAIVLTFLTVILAIVVEQQSFTDVTAAWGKGFWSLLAFTTQMAVILAMGYVLANAPAVDRLMDAIVSRVETPRTAVIVATLVGAVGSYLNWGFGLVIGGIIAKKLALHVRNVHYPLIIAAAYSGFTMYGLGLSATIPMVISTPGHPMEKQMGLITLAETIFSAPMLITAAVVLITLPLLNGMLHPKPGQPVTEIDRAQHAAAPVTTTAADVDANTFAAKLNNSRILALGIGALGMAYVVINFIRGGGVDLNLINFFILFLGLLLLGTPNAYLRQLNEGIKTISGIILQFPFYAGIMAIMGASGLVLTISGIFTSISTPETLPFWGLVSSFLINFFAPSGGGHWVIQGPFMMDAAKAIGASPAQTAMSVMLGNAWNDLVQPFWILPALALSKLKLKDIMGYTVIMMFWVGIIYIAAVLLWGFLG from the coding sequence ATGAACAAGACAGTCATCGAGACTGAACTCCCCGCGGTCAAACGCGCAGGCCTCATGCAGAAGGTGGCGGGCTTCTTTACCGAGCTCATGCGCCGGTACCTGCCGGACCCCTTCGTTTTCGCCATTGTCCTGACGTTCCTCACCGTCATCCTGGCCATCGTCGTCGAGCAGCAGAGCTTCACCGACGTGACCGCTGCCTGGGGCAAGGGCTTCTGGTCCCTGCTGGCGTTCACGACGCAGATGGCGGTCATCCTGGCCATGGGCTACGTCCTGGCCAACGCTCCCGCCGTGGACCGGCTGATGGATGCGATCGTCAGCCGGGTCGAAACCCCGCGGACCGCCGTCATCGTCGCCACCCTGGTGGGCGCAGTCGGGTCCTACCTGAACTGGGGTTTCGGCCTCGTGATCGGCGGCATCATCGCCAAGAAGCTGGCCCTGCACGTCAGGAACGTGCACTACCCGCTGATCATCGCCGCGGCCTACAGCGGTTTCACCATGTATGGCCTCGGCCTGTCCGCCACGATTCCGATGGTCATCTCCACGCCGGGCCACCCGATGGAGAAGCAGATGGGCCTCATCACGCTGGCCGAGACCATCTTCTCCGCTCCGATGCTGATCACCGCCGCCGTCGTCCTGATCACGTTGCCGCTGCTGAATGGAATGCTGCACCCCAAGCCGGGACAGCCCGTCACCGAGATTGACCGCGCCCAGCACGCCGCAGCACCCGTCACGACTACGGCAGCGGACGTGGACGCCAACACCTTCGCGGCAAAGCTGAACAACAGCCGCATCCTGGCGCTCGGCATCGGCGCGCTCGGCATGGCCTACGTGGTCATCAATTTCATCCGCGGCGGCGGCGTGGACCTGAACCTGATCAACTTCTTCATCCTCTTCCTGGGCCTCCTGCTGCTGGGCACGCCGAACGCCTACCTCCGCCAGCTGAACGAGGGCATCAAGACCATCTCCGGCATCATCCTGCAGTTCCCCTTCTACGCCGGAATCATGGCGATCATGGGCGCCTCGGGACTCGTCCTGACGATCTCGGGCATCTTCACCAGCATCTCCACGCCGGAGACCCTGCCGTTCTGGGGCCTGGTCAGCTCGTTCCTGATCAACTTCTTTGCCCCCTCCGGCGGCGGACACTGGGTGATTCAGGGTCCGTTCATGATGGACGCGGCCAAGGCGATCGGCGCCTCCCCGGCCCAGACCGCCATGTCCGTGATGCTCGGCAACGCCTGGAACGACCTGGTCCAGCCGTTCTGGATCCTGCCGGCGCTGGCCCTGTCCAAGCTCAAGCTCAAGGACATCATGGGCTATACGGTGATCATGATGTTCTGGGTTGGCATCATCTACATTGCCGCTGTCCTGCTCTGGGGCTTCCTGGGCTAG
- the catC gene encoding muconolactone Delta-isomerase, producing the protein MLFLVRMDVNIPVDMPSEKAAEIKAVEKAYSQNLQREGKWRHIWRVVGEYSNYSVFDAESNDELHEMLSGLPLFPYMDIEVTPLAKHPSDIH; encoded by the coding sequence ATGTTGTTCCTGGTACGCATGGACGTCAACATTCCCGTTGACATGCCGTCCGAGAAGGCCGCCGAGATCAAGGCCGTGGAAAAGGCCTACTCGCAGAACCTCCAGCGTGAGGGAAAGTGGCGCCACATCTGGCGGGTAGTGGGCGAATACTCCAACTACTCGGTCTTTGACGCGGAAAGCAATGACGAGCTGCACGAGATGCTCTCCGGCCTGCCGCTGTTCCCCTACATGGACATCGAGGTGACGCCGTTGGCGAAGCACCCCTCGGATATCCACTGA
- a CDS encoding DoxX family protein: MNQPALTTSARTILRVITGFLFAAHGWQKFNEWTIAGTQAAFTQMGVPAAGLAAPAVATLELVGGIALIVGVLTRVFAVLLALDMLGALFLVHVSAGVFAATGGYELVLLLAGAAVAVALVGAGKLSADRALFGRANSKLSVLA; the protein is encoded by the coding sequence ATGAACCAGCCCGCACTCACCACCTCGGCCCGCACCATCCTGCGCGTCATCACCGGATTCCTCTTCGCCGCCCACGGCTGGCAGAAATTCAACGAATGGACCATCGCCGGCACCCAGGCCGCATTCACGCAGATGGGTGTTCCGGCCGCCGGGCTCGCGGCCCCGGCCGTCGCCACGCTCGAACTCGTCGGAGGTATCGCGCTGATTGTCGGCGTGCTGACCCGCGTCTTCGCCGTCCTCCTGGCCCTGGACATGCTGGGCGCCCTGTTCCTGGTGCACGTTTCGGCCGGCGTCTTTGCCGCCACCGGCGGCTATGAACTGGTGCTCCTGCTGGCCGGCGCGGCCGTTGCCGTCGCCTTGGTCGGCGCGGGCAAGCTCTCCGCGGACCGCGCCCTCTTCGGCCGCGCCAACTCGAAGCTCAGCGTCCTCGCATAG
- a CDS encoding MATE family efflux transporter: MKPAPAGHRREILRLAVPAFGALVAEPLFLLADSAIVGHLGVAQLAGVGLASAVLHTAVGLMVFLAYSTTPAVARAVGSGQLPRALAAGRDGVWLALLLGIVLAAAGFLAAEPLMDLMGARGEVRLFAVDYLRWSMPGLVAMLLIFAGTGVLRGLQDTRTPLAVAAAGFTLNLVLNLVLVYGLNWSVTGSAVGTSIAQWAMALVYVLMVQRNARRHGVPLLPDWRGIRAMTRVGSWLMLRTLSLRIAILATVLVVTAQGPVNLAAHQLAMTIFTFLAFALDALAIAAQALIGKELGAAHTGTARELTRTMTRWGLGFGAGTGVLLAAVAPWAGPLFTADNGVRAALTLALWVLAAGQPIAGYVFVLDGVLIGAGDARYLAIAGVVNLAVYLPLLLAVRLSGADGGAGLLWVWAAFSLGYMLARALTLGLRARTDRWMVPGSR, from the coding sequence ATGAAGCCCGCTCCCGCCGGCCACCGGCGGGAGATCCTGCGCCTCGCGGTGCCCGCCTTCGGCGCCCTGGTCGCCGAGCCGCTGTTCCTGCTCGCGGATTCGGCCATCGTGGGCCACCTCGGCGTGGCCCAGCTGGCCGGCGTCGGACTGGCATCCGCCGTGCTGCACACCGCGGTGGGACTTATGGTCTTCCTGGCCTATTCCACGACGCCGGCCGTGGCGCGGGCGGTCGGCAGCGGCCAGCTCCCCAGGGCACTCGCGGCCGGACGCGACGGCGTCTGGCTGGCGCTCCTGCTGGGGATCGTCCTGGCGGCGGCCGGGTTCCTTGCCGCGGAACCGCTGATGGACCTGATGGGCGCGCGCGGTGAGGTGCGGCTGTTCGCGGTGGACTACCTGCGCTGGTCTATGCCCGGCCTGGTGGCCATGCTGCTCATCTTCGCCGGCACCGGCGTGCTGCGGGGACTTCAGGACACCCGGACCCCGCTGGCGGTGGCCGCCGCCGGATTCACGCTGAACCTTGTGCTGAACCTCGTCCTGGTCTACGGGCTCAACTGGTCCGTCACCGGTTCCGCCGTCGGCACCAGCATCGCCCAGTGGGCCATGGCGCTTGTATACGTGCTGATGGTGCAGCGCAATGCCCGCCGCCATGGCGTCCCCCTGCTGCCGGACTGGCGCGGCATCCGGGCGATGACCCGGGTCGGTTCCTGGCTCATGCTGCGAACGCTCAGCCTGCGCATCGCGATCCTCGCCACGGTCCTCGTGGTCACCGCCCAGGGCCCCGTCAACCTGGCCGCCCATCAGCTCGCGATGACCATCTTCACCTTCCTCGCGTTCGCCCTGGATGCCCTCGCGATTGCCGCCCAGGCCCTGATCGGCAAGGAGCTCGGCGCCGCGCACACGGGTACGGCGCGCGAACTGACGCGCACCATGACCCGCTGGGGCCTCGGGTTCGGTGCCGGCACCGGCGTCCTGCTGGCCGCGGTGGCGCCCTGGGCGGGACCGCTCTTCACCGCAGACAACGGGGTGCGGGCCGCGCTCACGCTCGCACTCTGGGTGCTCGCCGCCGGCCAGCCGATAGCGGGCTACGTCTTCGTCCTCGACGGCGTCCTGATCGGCGCGGGTGACGCGCGGTACCTGGCGATCGCCGGCGTCGTCAATCTCGCCGTCTACCTCCCGCTGCTGCTGGCCGTCCGGCTGTCCGGGGCCGACGGCGGTGCGGGGCTGCTCTGGGTGTGGGCGGCGTTCTCCCTGGGCTACATGCTGGCGCGCGCGCTCACACTGGGCCTCCGTGCACGCACCGACCGCTGGATGGTGCCCGGTTCCCGCTGA
- a CDS encoding CGNR zinc finger domain-containing protein, with product MVFAPDTEIALRSVVNLINSAANGEEHLATTGDLDRFLEAEGFTGSRTRDAAELASVHRLRGQLAALWLAGEDAAVETVNRLLREARALPQLVKHDQWDWHLHATTPEAPLADRMSTEAAMALVDVIRSKEMDRLLACAADDCDAVVLDLSRNRSKRYCDTGNCANRAHVAAYRARKAAS from the coding sequence ATGGTTTTTGCCCCTGACACGGAAATTGCCCTGCGTTCGGTGGTCAACCTCATCAACAGTGCGGCCAACGGCGAAGAACATCTGGCCACCACCGGGGACCTGGACCGCTTCCTCGAAGCCGAGGGATTCACCGGCTCCCGGACCCGGGACGCGGCGGAGCTGGCCAGCGTCCACCGGCTCCGCGGCCAGCTTGCCGCGCTTTGGCTCGCCGGTGAGGATGCCGCCGTGGAGACCGTCAACCGGCTGCTCCGGGAGGCCCGGGCACTTCCCCAGCTGGTCAAACATGATCAGTGGGACTGGCATCTGCATGCAACCACGCCGGAGGCGCCGCTGGCGGACCGGATGAGCACCGAGGCAGCCATGGCCCTGGTTGACGTGATCCGCAGCAAGGAAATGGACCGCCTGCTGGCCTGCGCCGCCGACGACTGTGACGCTGTGGTGCTGGACCTGAGCCGGAACCGCTCCAAGCGCTATTGTGACACCGGAAACTGCGCCAACCGGGCGCACGTGGCCGCGTACCGGGCGCGGAAAGCCGCCTCCTAG
- a CDS encoding EamA family transporter, which translates to MASGLGVALFSSAVFGLSGSFAKALLETGWTPGAAVTARLTGAALILAIPALPALRGRWHQLKDNWLTVLLFGLIGVAACQLFYFNAVSRLSVGVALLLEYLAPVIIVLWLWAASRKRPRPLTIAGTLLSLGGLVLVLDLTGAVKIDLIGVLWGIAAAVCLAIYFFITAKENDTLPPIVLASGGLMVGAVVMWLAAATGLLPMAFSTADTRLGPWITPWWVALAGLVVLATVVAYVSGIVAARALGSKVASFVSLTEVLFAVIWAWLLLGELPGPVQLLGGILIVGGVVLVRVDELRGASAPGAVPLPAQLDHANDVEPVP; encoded by the coding sequence ATGGCCTCGGGCCTGGGCGTTGCCCTGTTTTCCTCGGCGGTGTTCGGCCTTTCCGGCTCGTTCGCCAAGGCGCTGCTGGAGACAGGCTGGACCCCCGGCGCCGCGGTCACCGCCCGGCTCACCGGCGCCGCGCTGATCCTGGCAATCCCGGCCCTGCCGGCACTGCGCGGGCGCTGGCACCAGCTGAAGGACAACTGGCTCACCGTCCTGCTCTTCGGCCTGATCGGCGTCGCGGCCTGCCAGCTGTTCTACTTCAACGCCGTGTCCCGGCTCTCGGTCGGCGTCGCCCTCCTGCTCGAATACCTGGCCCCTGTCATCATCGTGCTCTGGCTCTGGGCAGCCAGCCGGAAACGGCCGCGGCCACTGACCATCGCGGGCACGCTGCTCTCCCTGGGCGGGCTGGTCCTGGTCCTGGACCTCACCGGAGCGGTGAAGATCGATCTCATCGGCGTCCTGTGGGGGATCGCGGCCGCCGTCTGCCTCGCCATCTACTTCTTCATCACGGCCAAGGAGAACGACACCCTTCCGCCGATCGTCCTGGCCTCCGGCGGGCTGATGGTGGGCGCCGTCGTGATGTGGCTCGCCGCGGCGACAGGCCTGCTGCCGATGGCGTTCAGCACGGCCGATACCAGGCTGGGCCCCTGGATCACCCCGTGGTGGGTGGCGCTGGCCGGCCTCGTCGTCCTGGCGACGGTCGTTGCCTATGTCTCGGGCATCGTCGCAGCCCGGGCCCTCGGCTCGAAGGTCGCTTCCTTTGTCTCGCTGACCGAAGTGCTGTTTGCCGTCATCTGGGCCTGGCTGCTGCTTGGCGAGCTCCCCGGCCCCGTCCAGCTCCTGGGCGGGATCCTGATTGTCGGCGGGGTGGTGCTGGTCCGCGTGGACGAACTCCGCGGCGCCTCCGCGCCCGGGGCGGTCCCGCTGCCGGCGCAGCTGGATCACGCGAACGACGTCGAACCCGTTCCCTAA